The window TGTTCCGGTGGGTCCGCTTGTAGACCCAGGCGATCACCGCGGACAGTACGAACGAGAGCGCCAACGTCATCGCGACGTCGAACACGGAAAAGGTTCCGCTGAGGTCTTCGAGAGTCATCGGGTAAGTGCACCCTTTCGGGTCGGGGCGTCGTCGACGCCGTTCGGGGTGGTCGGCTCTGCGGGGGCGGCGCCAGAGCTGTCGTTCGCGTCGTCGGAGCCGTTGCTCAGGATCGCGTCGACCTCGTCGGCGGCGTGCATGACCGACCGCGGTGCGAGGCCGAAGGCCTGCACGGTCTGGCAGTACTTGGAGATCCGGACCACGTCGAGGCTCAGTCGGGCCGTCAGGTCCGTGACCCAGGCGGGGACGCGCTCGTTCGCCTTCAGCTCCAGCACCGACAGCCGGGACGGCAGGGTGAGCTGGTTGACGCTCTCGGAGGAGAGATGGAAGTCGCGGTCCCGGCCGCGGAGCCGGTGGTCGAGAGTGACACGCAGACCCAGGTCCGCTTCACGCCCCACCCATGCCTCACGGTGGTAGCCCGTCGTCACGATGGGGCGCAGGTCGAGCTCGCCCACAAGTGTCGAGACCTCGTCCAGGAAGGCTCGTTCACGGCTGCTCACCTCACCAGCAGGCTCGTAGCCCTCCGGTGAGCACAGCCGCAGGGCGTCGCGGTACGACAGGGAGACCCGGCGCTTCTGCGTGACCCGGTTGACGCGCTGCTTGATCTCGACGAAGACCTTCGACTCCGGTGTGAGGTCGGTGGCCGTGCCGTAGTGGCGCACGCGCAGCTTGCGCCGGAACTTCAGCCCTTCGACCTTCTCCCAGTAGAACTTCAGATGCTGGGTGTCGTAGTAGACGCTCGTGATCGGGTAGCCCCCGTCCCCGGAGTGCGCGTCGTCGTCCATGTGCCGACGCAGCTCAGCACGGAGCTCGTCGGCCTGGTCCTGCGGCACGAGGTACTTGATCTCGAACCGGTTGAACGCGTGCAGGCGGCTCGCCGTGTCCGTGCGAACCAAGCTCGCAGTCCTCGACTCAAGATCGTCGCCGGCTGCGTCCGGTCTCGCACGTGGGTCGGCTGCGCGTCGGGACAGGCGCAAGGGCCCACTCCTCTCGTTGGTTGCGACTCGTTGGTCGCCACGCGCCACAGATGAACAACATCTGGCGAGTGGGTGAATCATCAGGAAACCGGAGAGTGTCGAACCAACCTTTGCGACTCCTGAGAACGTGGAAGCCGGGCGCCAAACACATAGCGGACACACAGGTTCGGCTCAGGACAACCACCGGGTTCGGGTCCACGCTGGGTCCATGATTGCCGCACCCGTGCCCGACCAGCCGAGCCTCACCGGGCCGGGCGGCTCACCGGTCCGGGTCCTCGTCGTGGACGACGAACCCAACCTCGCCGAGCTCCTCACGTCCGCCTTGCGCCTTGAGGGGATGACCGTCTCCGCCGCCCTCGACGGCGCCTCCGCCATCCGCATGGTGCGCGACACCGTTCCGGACATCGTGGTGCTCGACGTCATGCTCCCGGACATGGACGGGCTCACCGTGCTGCGCCGCCTTCGCGAGCAGGAGGCCCGGCTGCCGGTCCTGTTTCTCACGGCGCGCGACGCGATCGAAGACCGCGTCTCCGGGCTCACGGCGGGCGGCGACGACTATGTGACAAAGCCGTTCAGCCTCGAAGAGGTCGTCGCCCGGCTGCGCGGCCTGCTGCGGCGCAGGGGCGCGATCACCAGAGCGGACGACGCCGTCCTCGCCGTCGGCGATCTGAGGCTCGACGAGGACGCGCACGACGTATGGCGCGCGGGTGAGGAGATCCAGCTCACGGCAACCGAGTTCGAGCTGCTGCGCTACCTCATGCGCAACCCGCGCCGAGTGCTGTCCAAGGCGCAGATCCTGGACCGGGTGTGGCACTACGACTTCGGCGGGCAGGCGGCCATCGTCGAGCTGTACGTGTCCTACCTGCGCCGCAAGATCGACAAGGGGCGCGAGCCCATGATCCACACGCTGCGCGGCGTCGGATACCTCCTCAAGCCCGTAGAGGGCGCAGAAGCTGCACGTGCCTGACGGCCTGCTTGCCGCGCTGCGACGACCCATCACGCTACGGAGGCGACTCGTGCTCGTGCTCGCCGCCATCGTGCTGGTCGTGACGGTCGGCCTCGTGACGGCGTCGACGGCGGTGCTGCGCTCGCAGCTCATCGCGCAGGCCGATCGCGAGCTCCAACAGGCGAGCCGGCAGCTCTCGCAGCGTCCCCCGCACGGGCCGCCCGGCGACGATGCACCCGGTCGGCAGTCGTCGGAGGGGGTTGCCGCGCCGCCGATCCCGGACGACATCTTGGGCGGCGGCCCCTCAACCTTCCCGGAGGGCTTCGGGGCCGGCAGCGCCGTCGTGCGATACGAGGATGGCGAGCTTGTCCTCGCCGACCATGTCACGACCACGCTCGAGCGACTGGCCCTCGATGACGACCAGGTCTCTGAGCTCACCGCCGTTCCCGCGGACGGGCTCCCGCACGAAGTGAACCTGACAGACCTCGGCTCCTTTCGCGCGGTGCACAGGACGACCGACGACGGGCAGGTATCGGTCGTCGCGACCGACACCGAGTCCGTGGACGCGACCGTGCAGCGCTACGTTCTTGTGCAGCTGGCACTCGGCCTCGTGGCACTGCTCGCCGCGACACTGGCCGGCGCGTGGCTCGTACGTCGCTCCCTCCGCCCGCTCGACGACGTCGCGACCGCCGCGAGCCGGGTCTCGGAGCTCGAGCTCTCCCGAGGCGTGATCACCGCCATCCCCCGGGTCCCCGAAGGGCTCACGGATGAGCGGATGGAGGTCGGGCAGGTAGGCGCCGCCCTCAACCGCATGCTCGAGAACGTCGAGACGTCCCTCCAGGCGCGGCACGCCTCGGAGACACAGGTGCGCAGCTTCGTCGCCGACGCGAGCCACGAGCTGCGCACACCACTCGCGTCGATCCGCGGGTATGCGGAGCTCGTGCGCCGCGCCCCCGAAGACCTCCCGCCCACCGCGGCTCGCGCGCTGGACCGCATCGAGTCCGAGGGCGTGCGCATGACGGAGCTCATCGAAGATCTGCTGCTCCTCGCTCGCCTCGATGCCGGGCGACCGCTCGACCGGTCCCCCGTCGACCTGGCAGCACTCGCTGTCGACGCGGTCATGGATGCACATGCGGCCAGCCCGGGTCACGCCTGGAGGCTCGACCTGCCGGGCGACGACGCCGGCGCCACGCACACCGGGGCCATGGACGAGGACCAGGACCAGCTGGTCGTGACCGGTGACGAGTCGGGTCTCCGGCAGGTGCTCGCGAACCTGCTCGCCAACGCACGCACGCACACCCCGCCGGGCACGCGGGTGGACGTGCAGCTCGTACGCGATGGTGACGCCGTCATGCTCAGCGTCTCCGACGACGGACCAGGCGTCCCCGCCGACCTACGACCCACCCTCTTTCATCGCTTTACGCGCGGTGACGTAGCGCGGAACCGCAACGGCGGGTCGACCGGCCTCGGTCTCGCGATCACCGACGCGATCGTGACCGCGCACGGCGGGACGATCGCTGTCCACAGCGACACCGCAGGCGAGTCTCGCTCGCCCGGCACGACGTTCACCGTGCGGCTACCTCGCGACGCTCGATGACTCGTCGTGGGCCGTCGAACAGATCGGCTCCAGGCCGATCAGTACAGCGACCGGCGGACGCCGACGGCCAGGACCGCAAGGCCCAGCAAGGTTCCCCACAGCAGCACGCCCTTGACCCACGGGCCGAGCACTACCCCGGCGGTGCTGCCGTCGCGGAGCTCGACGTCCGCGACCATGAGGCCCGCCTCGTCGCTCGCGAGCGACTGGACCGTGCTCCCGTCGGGCGCGACGATCTGGCTGGTGCCCGTCGTCGAGACGTTGACGACGCTGCGGCCCGTCTCGATCGCACGCATGCGCGCGATCGCGACCTGCTGCAGGTTCTCGTCGGTGCCGCGGAAGTCGGCGTTGTTCGTCTGGAACATGAACACCTGCGCGCCGTCGGCCACGCCCTCCTCGATGACGTCGTCGAAGGCGACGTCGAAACAGATCGCCAGCCCCACGCTCGCCTGGCCCAGGTCGAAGACCGGCGAGTCGGCCCCCGGGGTGTACTCGCGCGTCAGGAGGCCGACCAGGCCGGGCACGATCGCGCCGTACAGGTCGCGGTCGGGCACGTACTCACCGAACGGGACGGGGTGTCGTTTCGCGTGCGTCGCTTCCGGGCCGCTCTCCGTCCAGAGGAACGAGGTGTTGTAGAAGAGCTCGTCGACGCCCGACGCGGCGTTCACGAGCACCGGGGCTCCGTAGGCGGCCGCCGCGGCACTCAGGATCCGTGCCGTGCCCGGGTCGGCGGCCGGGTCGCTGTCGACGCCGCCCTCCGGCCACAGCACGACGTCGACCTGCTCGCTCTCCAGGGGCGCGGAGGCAGCCAGCTGTGAGTCCAGCACCGCATCCGGCGACCACTGGTCCGCGTAGGCGGCGGGGCCGTTGCCCTGCGCGGCGCCAACACGAATCGTGCCGGCGTCGGCGGTCGGGAACTGGGGAACCACCAGCATGACGACGGCGACCAGAGCCACGGGCACCGCGCCCAACAGACCAGCCCTCGACAGACCACCGGCGAATCGCCTACGAACACTGTCGTCCGCAGGCAGCGAGGCCCGCTCGCGCCTCGCCCACCGGACGACCTCGATCGCCCCCGCACACAGCACGACCATCAGGAACCCGAGCCCGGACACGCCCAGCCAGGACGCGACGGGGGCGATCGGACTCTCCGACTGGCTCATCCCCAGCCGTCCCCACGGAAACCCGCCATAGGGCCAGGAGCCCAGGACGAGCTCCCGCGCCAGCCATGCCCCGGCCACCAGCACCGGGAGCACCCCGAGCCGCACGGCCCGGGTGTCGCGCCAACGCGGCAGCCACCGGTAGGCGAGCACAACGAGGGGCGAGAGAGCCGCGAAGATCGCGGTTTCGACGAACGCCAGCGCCACCCACGGCACCCAGCCCTGGGGGTTGTCACCGAGGAACTGCGCGGCCCACGACAGGTGCGGG is drawn from Promicromonospora sp. Populi and contains these coding sequences:
- a CDS encoding response regulator transcription factor, which encodes MIAAPVPDQPSLTGPGGSPVRVLVVDDEPNLAELLTSALRLEGMTVSAALDGASAIRMVRDTVPDIVVLDVMLPDMDGLTVLRRLREQEARLPVLFLTARDAIEDRVSGLTAGGDDYVTKPFSLEEVVARLRGLLRRRGAITRADDAVLAVGDLRLDEDAHDVWRAGEEIQLTATEFELLRYLMRNPRRVLSKAQILDRVWHYDFGGQAAIVELYVSYLRRKIDKGREPMIHTLRGVGYLLKPVEGAEAARA
- a CDS encoding polyphosphate polymerase domain-containing protein encodes the protein MVRTDTASRLHAFNRFEIKYLVPQDQADELRAELRRHMDDDAHSGDGGYPITSVYYDTQHLKFYWEKVEGLKFRRKLRVRHYGTATDLTPESKVFVEIKQRVNRVTQKRRVSLSYRDALRLCSPEGYEPAGEVSSRERAFLDEVSTLVGELDLRPIVTTGYHREAWVGREADLGLRVTLDHRLRGRDRDFHLSSESVNQLTLPSRLSVLELKANERVPAWVTDLTARLSLDVVRISKYCQTVQAFGLAPRSVMHAADEVDAILSNGSDDANDSSGAAPAEPTTPNGVDDAPTRKGALTR
- the lnt gene encoding apolipoprotein N-acyltransferase; the protein is MSSTVPAHITTNGAAMRRMRPTTPGTVGIERPLLRLPAAVAVALVGGVALDASFPALGWWPLAFVAVTLALVSLIGRTVWGGVLVGAAFGATFFFPHLSWAAQFLGDNPQGWVPWVALAFVETAIFAALSPLVVLAYRWLPRWRDTRAVRLGVLPVLVAGAWLARELVLGSWPYGGFPWGRLGMSQSESPIAPVASWLGVSGLGFLMVVLCAGAIEVVRWARRERASLPADDSVRRRFAGGLSRAGLLGAVPVALVAVVMLVVPQFPTADAGTIRVGAAQGNGPAAYADQWSPDAVLDSQLAASAPLESEQVDVVLWPEGGVDSDPAADPGTARILSAAAAAYGAPVLVNAASGVDELFYNTSFLWTESGPEATHAKRHPVPFGEYVPDRDLYGAIVPGLVGLLTREYTPGADSPVFDLGQASVGLAICFDVAFDDVIEEGVADGAQVFMFQTNNADFRGTDENLQQVAIARMRAIETGRSVVNVSTTGTSQIVAPDGSTVQSLASDEAGLMVADVELRDGSTAGVVLGPWVKGVLLWGTLLGLAVLAVGVRRSLY
- a CDS encoding sensor histidine kinase → MPDGLLAALRRPITLRRRLVLVLAAIVLVVTVGLVTASTAVLRSQLIAQADRELQQASRQLSQRPPHGPPGDDAPGRQSSEGVAAPPIPDDILGGGPSTFPEGFGAGSAVVRYEDGELVLADHVTTTLERLALDDDQVSELTAVPADGLPHEVNLTDLGSFRAVHRTTDDGQVSVVATDTESVDATVQRYVLVQLALGLVALLAATLAGAWLVRRSLRPLDDVATAASRVSELELSRGVITAIPRVPEGLTDERMEVGQVGAALNRMLENVETSLQARHASETQVRSFVADASHELRTPLASIRGYAELVRRAPEDLPPTAARALDRIESEGVRMTELIEDLLLLARLDAGRPLDRSPVDLAALAVDAVMDAHAASPGHAWRLDLPGDDAGATHTGAMDEDQDQLVVTGDESGLRQVLANLLANARTHTPPGTRVDVQLVRDGDAVMLSVSDDGPGVPADLRPTLFHRFTRGDVARNRNGGSTGLGLAITDAIVTAHGGTIAVHSDTAGESRSPGTTFTVRLPRDAR